The Vanessa atalanta chromosome 2, ilVanAtal1.2, whole genome shotgun sequence DNA window AACATAAATCCAGAACAAACAGGTAACTTGAGAAAAACATTCATACAAGGTACCTAAGCTATGCAATGTATGCAATTTTACATGATAACACACCTTGAGAATGAAGCAATCCCCTTCAGGCCAAGTAAATCCAGAGTTCAATATGCCGGTCTTAACATATCTGAGACCTTTTATTTCTGAACTGATTGACTTTGACTggatattacattaaaaagcgATGCAACAGAAATTAAATTGCTCTTCGAATTCCACAAAACTGATTTCAGATCCAAATGTGCTTGTTTTGACTATGGtaaagttaagttaaatatGATATCAAAATTTCCTAAATTCATAGATGTCCAACCTATACTATCACTCAAAGTCTATACTATAcacagaaaagaaaataatatagacaGCGATGTGCGACCGAGATTATTATAAAGCCGACGCCATGTTAATTTGCATGGGTCGggctttattcaaatataaatagtaaagaatcaaatagaaatacattggcaactttatttattaactgtaGCCCAGTACTTTATTGTTTATTCATTAGCCATCAAAACAGGTATagatcttataaataaataacaaatcttTAAATAACTTGAAGCATTTTACATATAATCAGGGTTTAACAGCTATCATAGTTTCATCAAGTCTACTGACAAATTATAAaagctttaataaaatcataaatacatGTAATGTATTGTgtcaattgataattttaaagtgtaATACAAGTGTGCATAGGCACACTTAATAATGCAGTAATGACAACAGATTTCTCTGTCTGTTtggcaattataaaatataattggcaGATTACGGTATATCTTTTGTTTAACCTCAAAACATGTTTGGAAAGTTGTACTCAAACACTTACTTTAATTACTCCTAAGCCTATTCATGAAGGAAAAGTTAATCGACCGATAAGTTTAACTAATTAAAGCAATTTAAAGATTTCATGGTGAATAGTTCAATAGGTTTTAACTTATAGTGATTCATAATTAGTGGCACTGAGATTGtttttttctacttttactTATTTGTCTATTACATAGGCAATaggatttttattgtttttataaaatgtgtgtTTAGTGTTGtctatacaaaaatacatacgaatattttaatttttcaatgacTTTATGACTCACAAGTAAGGTCAGCTTGATATATCGGCAAGTTCGTGTTAAgccaattgaattatatatagccgtgaatatttataacagcttaacaataatttgaaaggttataatgttatttgtacAGGTTATCGTAATGATAACTCTTTCAAATGTGCTAGTAGAATAAGAccgaaattattttgataatttttatctaattatgtatatttatggatGTTTCCGTTATAAATGGATTGTcctattttttattgcaaataaaaaaaaatgatttcatacCTTTGTGGTATATGTTGGGgagtatacatataatttgcTTATAATGAAGGTCTTTACATGGAGACGTAATGAATATAATAGGATCGTGATATTTTAAGCCACAATCTAACTtacgtgttattattattctataggaatattacaaaaaacttCAGGAtcgcatatttaattatataaattcttttttcCTTTTACAGCAAGGCGGGTTCATGAACGATGGCCAGCGGCCGAACAAGCGACTCCGACAAATGTAACCTCtttgtaaagtataataataacaagtatTGTGCGTCGTTTTATGtcgtgtgtgtgtgagtgtgcgCGTCCTACAGACAGTCAGGCAGTGACAGATCGCAGTATCAGATAAATCTAGCTAATTGTATTTACTAagtacatgaaataaaaataattgtaaactatTGTCTTttgacagataataaataattactaacatttcgccaatgttttatttttctcctttacagtaagttttattttataaacgatgATGCACCAACTTGAactggagcagcttggtggaatgtGATGCAAACCTTTACAACTACTTTGTAGCtactataaaaagtaatttgtcgCTTAAAAAGCTTAATTTCAGTTTAATAttctaagattaaaataaatattctcattTATTACAGTCTTTAGAGATAAATAAGTAGTCTTGTACTTTACTTTAACTactcttaatttttaaaaacgataaaagGTATGTcgttatcaaaattattaaaaaagaattactCATAAGCAAATAAACGcagatctttatttaaataaactggtACGGAACACACCGTCCATCATTTTGCGAGTCCGATCTTCCGACAAGTCTAATGTTGGTTTCGTAATAATGATGTTTACAAATGCATTATAAAACGGTTGTTAGCATTAGAAATTACGCTCTCCTTACATTGACTTTGAAGCTATTAGTCTATGCGTGCCGCATGAGGACAGGAGTTACTATTGTTTCTGAACGCAACGTGCGCGCACGCTCGGCACATTTGTAAACAAATcagcgtaataaaataattttaaagattatgaCAAAATGAAGTTGAAAGTGATCGTAGTGCTTTTGACTTTTTTTGATTTTGCTAATAGTGCTAAAGTACACTCACGACAATATGTCGGTGGTTTTAAAAAGGAGCCGTTGAAGATATCAAAAAGTTTTCGTTCTCGCGGAGAAGTAAtggagaatttatttataatttttgatccATCATTCTTGGCGTATGTAtggccaaaaataaaaaacggcGTGCATTTGAATATAGAACCTTCTTGTTGGGACGATGTTAGTGTGTTTTTAAAAGACTTGGCTGAGGGTCGATCCTGGGCATACAGAGGTAAGTTTAAACAATAGtttaatatcgttttttttttactgtaactgagaatacaatataaaacatttattatattatcaaacaatTCGTTATGAAAAagaaacttaaaaatgtttcaggtaaaaattaattccttacaaaaatattaggaAATGTTACAGCATATATACATTGTACATATATCGTGATGTTAATCACACGCATCAGTGATCGAAAGCAAGAGTTTTCATTCGTAATTAATGCAGTAATTGTCATATAATGTCAACGACTCGACACTTATTCTTATGTGCTTAATTACTACACTATAAATACGGAATTTGCTTGGCAAATTAGTACCTCATACAACGCGTTGCTTAtgttagaaaaaaatcttacctgatattaatgttaattgCGCTCGAATTATTACTGATTGAATATCTCGTGACatcgattgtatttttttaatgtaatgaataagagatgaatcaattaatatatatgcgTTTTTGCGcacattatgaaataattttacattattttttatactcgATAAATATATCATCTGTCGGCTTATAATGTTATGTTTGATTGTTTAGATCGGTGATCATAGACGAGTAATAAGATTTTGTTTAGTGCCGTGCGTCCGTATATATCTTACTATTcgataaaacctttttttttttaagttaaagctTACCCCATAAGGCTCTACTGTGAGCAGCTTGGGCCTTAGGGACAGATAGTCCGGGCTGCTAATGCCAATGGATTTGATTCATCATTCGACAGAAGaatcagttaaatatatatattataaacacaaattaagcacattaaaaattTTGGTATTTGTTAATTTCAGCCACACTGGCCCATTTCTATATATGCTAAATATAAACTAAGTAaactaaatataagttatatataattatttaatctttcaTATAAGACAACTGGTAGGATTcagacttattattaaaatgtttgtccCCTCTGAATTTTCCACCCTTGAAATAGTTTCCCTGTGTTTTTGCGGTCGTCAGGCCTCTCGTTCCAGGCCTGTGTTACTATTCCGAGTCGTGGTTTCATTTCGGGGACTTGTTCTCCTTCCGTAAAGAGTAGGTACGACGTAAACTGCCCACTTCAATAGCTTGGTTTAActatttatgtgtttatttatttggaatcgGGAACTAATGTATTCTTTTCTTGCATTTTCTTTAGACAAGATAAActtttaatatgtttgtttagCTGCGGATGCGTCTGGACGATACCAGTCTGGTCTCTTCGAAGGAAGGCGATTTTGGCTCGGCTCAAAAGAACAATGTCTCTTGTTGGTAAGTTGATTTAAATTAGAGAGAAATAATCGAAACTgatacagttttaaatattttcacttgAATGTATTAAAACTGTTATGTCATGACGCTGTTTTTTGCAATATCATAAATTTGCATAACTTGTTCAACACTTTATTGAgagtatttaatttagaacaaCATCTTTTCTATCTGATtaactcatatttattttatctattctaatattataaatgcaaaagttactgtgtctgtctgttacatCACGATTTATGATGGCCATGCCACTGTtctgaatgaaatttataatagagTTAGTCTGGAACGTGAATaatgattaatgaaaataaattatcagttttatCCAAACTGCATCCGTAAATGTGAaattgagtttgtttatttgttatccTTTCATTTCTTATAAATTCGATCATCATGACATTATGTATAGGTACATGTTGTCAGAATAGAAAAGGGCATAtgcacacaaattaaaaaaaaaaattaaaggccggcaacgcacctgtaacccccctggtgttgcagatgtccatgggcggtggtagtcactttccatcaggtgagcctcctgctcgtttgccccctataccataaaaaaaaaacaaatgccttaCATGTAGACGGAGCTGTGGAAACTAGTGGAGAAATAAGATTTGACGTGAATGTAGGTGCGGGGAAGAGCTAGTGTTATTTAaacgtaactattttaaaattgagaGTACGATTTCGGGCatgtaaaatgttaatttggtttttataataaaattaaaaaattttagagatttcacaaatgtaaaatactattttgtattttattcttattcggtataatattatataccacGTACTATTCGGCCGAATGTCGAAAAccgttttatttcttaataaaataaacttatatcaaaaagctaaaaatatttttgtaaggcAAGAATAGTCTGtagttcgtttattttttccaaaaagcgttgttttttttactttggtACTGTGTTTTTTTTCTGCGTTTGTTATTGCCCAAGTATCACTTCGAATGAAAACAAGTGACGAATTTTGGTAGTCGGCATAATTACGCCTAATTAACTATTCGTACTGATTATGGATCattgttatgttataaattcgaaagtttgGAGGCTTATCACTCAATGGTGCTTGGCATAGGCCAATCGTTTCTATGATtcgattttaaagtaaaataagacTTTATTTGGATGGATTTTATTTCTTCAACTGATAAGAGAAaacatttctaatatttaatttagacagAACTATACGGGATACTAAAAACTAGTGTGAAATGagataatagttatatattttatttacttagtttaaTTTGATGATTTCCCATCGTAGGACGAAAAACATAAATCTTTGGAAACAAATCGGACATGGGGCGAGTTTTACAGCGGCGATTATCTCAACGCCCTGTTGAGGAGGGAAAAGGAGTTTGGAGGGAGTAAGTACTTAATTTATCTTGTTCTGATTCTTTAATCATTCGTTGTAACTGTACTCAATAGTTGAaatctacatataataaatatataatgtcgaTACCACAATTGCGTCATGGTATAAATCAAACGAGgagttttttgtttaattaaaaaaaaagtttaattgaaaaaaaacccaaaaacaaaatacatactgTTTATACCAgaaacatacaaaattattgttaCTGTGATACGCAGTTTCACGCTcaataaatttagactattgacctAACAAGCGTGAACATATTTGTACTTCAAAATTGTAATCTTCATTTAgcggttatataatattatgtaaattaaaattttatgtcataattttatattcgcaTAATCAGCTGTTATTGATCTACTGAGATACGATTATATAACAAACTGCTTTAGGAGAAAAGTATCAATCATTCTATAGTTTTATGATAAATGGaagtaacaaatatattgttatgtttcattatagtttatattatttaaaaatacgagAGAAAGTTTGGACGTCGCTGCAGTGATTCtgcagttataatattaaaaattatttaatccgATTCGTGCGCTATTTTGTAAGTTGACTTTGACGCCTAAGTTTTTCAAGTACCTAtgtgacaaaaataattttacagacTGGCTCATTCGGTCGAATGGTAGAGGAAAGTCATAAGGGGACAAACAAGGAAATATTCACcctaattgttaatattaaatttaaactttcacgtcttaacttcTCAACCGATCGATACGTCGTTCACGGTACAGAAAAAGATTTTTACACATGTGATTTCGCTTTTCGTTTGAATAGTGAGTGAGCACGGAGCATTACATGGACATACATCTTAGATCCTGTTTGCTGCACATTGTTGTAGTATGTGGCTTAAACTCCTTACAGTACCAATGGCAGTTGCTTATAAATGGGCGACCTTTTGTCTATCCTatcctaaaataatttaaaaaattagttgCATAACTTTTCGTAGATATCGAAGAGTGGCATACGCTATTGCAGCGTGACGAGCTGATGCGCCGTGTTGTTGAGGCGGACAACGAAGCGCCCATATCGGTCTCCTACACCGCACTCCAGATCATGCTGAACGTCACCAAGTTCACTATGCCCAGAGTAAGTTTCTCTTTACCGACCTTTAGTAAATATTCTGGCAAATAGTACAACTtatgtttcaatttatatatttagttaaagagTGGAGTCGTGAAAAGAGCACAGGGTTTTTCATCGAATAGTTAAAATCAGAGCATACACAAATAAGCTTtcatgttctttatttgtatataatagaaatgcTGCGGTTGGCGAGTAATTAAAAAGAAAGCTTCCTTAGGGACTGTTACGCCAAATTCATAACGAGTATTTAGAATATTCATGGTTATAGTAAATggaatttattcaaaacaatgTTATCCTCGCATTTTACAGTCCTATGAAATTACGCTCGGGCTGTGCCTTCCACGGACATGTGTAGCAGAAGATGTagtttctataattaatttctccATCATGCTCAATGACAACTTGAAGAGCAATAAAACAGTTTCAAGGGCCATTAAAATAACTTCCCTGAGACACGTTGAGAGTTCATATGATATCAAAACGGACATCGGAGCTGTTACGTTGATACTGGTTACGTTAAGTCTTCTTATGCTGTCAATTATAGCCACAGTCGTAGACTTAGATCTTGTGAAGTTGAAGCCCTATACACCGACAAGCTTCGATTTGCAACAATACAACAACGATGATAGAAAATTAAATGGAAAGAAGACTAATATTCTTAAACCTACAAGCGTAAAAGATACTAAAATGGAAACGGAAACTCTATCGATGAAGAATTTGAATGAGTTGAAGAGGGCGATGAGGGAAAAGGCGATACCTCCTTCGATTACGCTCGACGTAATGGCAGCGGAAGGAAAAGCGAGTTGCAAGAGATGTGGTAAGTACAAGAAGCAATGCGTGAATCCTATGCAAATGGAGAATGTTCCTCCCTGTCCGAGGGTTAAATACAATTCCTGTGCGAGTCTCACTACTGAGTTTAAGAGAAAGAACGGTGTTTGGAAGAACTTGCTGCTGAGTTTCTCTTTGAAACATAGTTGGATGAGGATCTTCAACACGACGATGGCGAATAAAGATTTAGCGATGGTGCACGCGCTGAAGATAATTGCCGTCCTGTGGATCATCTTCGTGCATGTTTCGGTCACTGTTAACAGTCTTGCGGGTGAGCTAGATTTtgttatatatgattattttaaatatttgaatatctttatattgtttatttttttaaggaaattgGAAAGACCTAATATTGAATCTATTGAAACACACTATTTCATTGATATGTCTAAGTACAATccgttacaaataaataacaaataaatctaaaaaaacggCGAGACTTACTTAGCGATTTTGTGCTCAAGTGAGCGCGCAAATGCATTCCCTATTCCACTCCCACAATCCGATGGTCCGGCGATCCCGGTTAGAGAAAAGGAGCTCGGCAACATTGCGGCACGGGAGTCCTGCAAAACTTTAAATGGCCagctaaaaatgtttttgtcacTTACGAAATAAAAACTCCTTGCCACAAGATTTGGCACTCTACTAAGTAGAGGCTGTTTACAATTCAATATGaattttgcttatattatttataaataacaataagaagatttaaatgtaagattttaaatatttattatttaaaatcttacatttaaatatgccTTATTCGTTTTTAGAAAATGGCGGCGATGTCAATgactataataatgtttattacataatatcgaCCGGGACTCTTGCATTTGATACGTTGTTTTTTGTcaggtaataataaattaaaataaaattttagcttcACCTTCTTAAACGTATTTTTGTCTCAATCGTTTTCTTTATCAATTTGCTATTCTCTTTCCTATtaacttctaaaataacaaaaacagaaTGACGTTTcgttattgattatttaatattcatttgtttgtctgtctttcgtttaaatttctcttttcttttaaatattttgaatacaattcGTTTTATCGTATTCAGCTGtcgaattaattaaacttacttacttactttacaGTGGTCTATTCAGCGCGCAGCACTTCTTCTACTTGAAGAGTCGTTACTCCGAAGAGTTAGTCAAATTAGGGGGCATCTGTGGACAGAGTCTGCAGCTGCTATGTTTTATTACCAATAGAGCTATAAGGTtagtaatcattatattttttcgatttttcttgaacaaataaattaccttttgtgatttaattgttttagtcCATAAATATACACTGGTCAATAAATTCGCGATATTTTCTGAGACATGTATGATTATTGACTATGTTTTATGATACTTGCacggttatatttaaaaaggggaacgtttcttaatttaaaaacaacgtATAATTTTACAGATATATTCTTTTGCATATATTCAACGGTAATATAGTATACGATGTCGTGTGATTTGTCCAGGTTACTGCCGTCTTACATGTACGCGATATTCCTGACGTCGATCCTCTCGCGAGTGTCCCGCGACACCGCGGTGCTGTCGTTGCCCGAACGCGACTACGACAATTGCGACAGCTACTGGTGGCGGAACCTCCTCTACATCACAACTCTCTACCCCAAAGAGGAACAGGTTtgaacatattttcttttttcatatattgatatattacacAGTTTAATGGTGATTTTAACTCTTTCATGCCAAAATCACGTACGctataaataaagcaattatttataaaaatatctattgtacGTCAGTGATCGATCGATTTTGAGTTACGTGTAATAAGCCGTGAGTTCTATAAGTTTTATCGTCACAATACAAACTTGCAACTTCTAAAACGAAACCGTTTTAAATGACGACTCTACCATGACTTCATTAGCCATATTCCAAACATTTTTGCAACGTTTCAGTGCATGCAAGTATCCTGGTACCTGTCAGCAGAGACTCAGATGCATATGTTCGGAGCCTTGCTCTGCCTGTTACTGGCTAATAAGAAGCGTAGAACCAGCGCTGTACTGGCGGTCACGTTGCTGCTGGGCGCTACAGCGTACGATATCGTCACTGCGTACTCGGATTATGGACAACGGTaggtattaaatacatattaaaatccTTAAAAATATCTTCTCGTATATATAGAAAATCAGCTAGAGCTTCCGAAGTAAGTTACGGTAAACACAGTACAGTCTTCGGTCGAATTTTTCAGCGTCCCCAACGCATTCGTGCTGTACTCCGTGATCATCAACCGTCCGTGGTCGCGCGTGGTGCCGTACTGCGCGGGCGTGCTGGCGGGCTGGCTGCTGCACGCCGCCGACGGCCAGTGCTGCGTGTCCAGCGTAAGTGCCGCGACACGGGCCGGGCGCGCCGGTCCTAATGTTATCATTTTCAGGCAAACATCATCAATTGTATGGACGTCTTTTTTTCGAAAATCTACcgaaatgataaaatatgacgTTATACGGATCCGAAATGACGAATTGACTGACTGACAGGCTGAAAGACGACGAACAATCTAAACCACTGAATACAGATTCAGCTTAGAAAATACACAGAGTTcttcattttttaatagtagCCGATGTAAATGCGAATTTACTTGAGCGgcatggggggggggggggggctgtCGCGACTGGTCGGTAGTTTTCAATATtacattgatataataaatagaaataaaagttctttttttCAGATAACGTCATACTGTTTCTGGATAGCGACAGTGGTCACAATAACGGCCTCGCTGACCTTACCCCTCGTAGATACGAGCTGGATAACGGCCTGGGTTCACCTGACGTGGCCCGTCGCGTTGTTATGGCCTGCGCTAGTTTGCGCTACGAAATATTCTGGTAAACGTTGTATGAACatatcttgtttttttattttatgcaatatatatattcacattGGTACGGGTTTCGAAGAATTTAAggtattaatattgtaaaataaatatttatgaagggatacaaaaatgtatttttttttttcgaaatttgataatttttatttgttttttaaaaacaaatgaaaacgcgctttacaatttatatatatatatattctgactACGTTTCCTCCTAATTGCTATTTTTGCCGAGGACGAGACAAACCATAGACAAAAACTGGAGCACAGTAAATATTAGGGCGTCAGTAGGATTGAAACACGACTGAATCAAGTCCGAGCTCTGACGCGAGTGGCGCGGGGTTGCAGAGTGGTGGCGGCGCGTGCTGGGCAGCGCGGCCGTGTCGGGCGCCAGTCGGCTGTGCTGGCCCGCGCTGCTGCTGCACggcgccgccgcgcgcgccgcgctgcTCGCCGCCGACGCCGCGCTCTGCTCGCGGCTCGCTTGCCTCGTGAGTGTCgacacacgcacgcacgcacacaagcacacacgcacacatacataataactctattcatatacattcaattttaaaacgaaaattgaagttgaaaattcagtggtactttcAGTGGGCTAGCTGGGTGGATAGAGTATCGGTATGGAGGTATCCAGAGCTGAATAGATCGGGCCCCACCCCAAATTATGTCCccttaaattgatttattgctattaagttaaaaatacattgacataaaaaaaattgcaaaagaaaataaaaatgaataaaaaaaaaaacgcaattttACGATTTACCAGGGCCCACCTCAGTTTGGGGTCCTGGTGCATTGCCCCACTTTACCTTATGATAGATACACcactgggtttgaatccgcaaatAACGGGTAAGTTTCATGCGTTATTACCGCTCGGCCACGTCGCGTCGTTTCCTTCTTATCCTTATTCTGATTCtaagtttgaaataataaactagcaattgttttttttatttctcagaTTTGTTACTTCGCGGGTTCTACTTTAGTGACGCTCGTTGGCGCCCTCTGTCTCTCCCTGCTGATAGAAATGCCGGGCTGTTGTCTCCTTAGAAGAATATCAGATTAC harbors:
- the LOC125073312 gene encoding uncharacterized protein LOC125073312, which encodes MKLKVIVVLLTFFDFANSAKVHSRQYVGGFKKEPLKISKSFRSRGEVMENLFIIFDPSFLAYVWPKIKNGVHLNIEPSCWDDVSVFLKDLAEGRSWAYRAADASGRYQSGLFEGRRFWLGSKEQCLLLDEKHKSLETNRTWGEFYSGDYLNALLRREKEFGGNIEEWHTLLQRDELMRRVVEADNEAPISVSYTALQIMLNVTKFTMPRSYEITLGLCLPRTCVAEDVVSIINFSIMLNDNLKSNKTVSRAIKITSLRHVESSYDIKTDIGAVTLILVTLSLLMLSIIATVVDLDLVKLKPYTPTSFDLQQYNNDDRKLNGKKTNILKPTSVKDTKMETETLSMKNLNELKRAMREKAIPPSITLDVMAAEGKASCKRCGKYKKQCVNPMQMENVPPCPRVKYNSCASLTTEFKRKNGVWKNLLLSFSLKHSWMRIFNTTMANKDLAMVHALKIIAVLWIIFVHVSVTVNSLAENGGDVNDYNNVYYIISTGTLAFDTLFFVSGLFSAQHFFYLKSRYSEELVKLGGICGQSLQLLCFITNRAIRLLPSYMYAIFLTSILSRVSRDTAVLSLPERDYDNCDSYWWRNLLYITTLYPKEEQCMQVSWYLSAETQMHMFGALLCLLLANKKRRTSAVLAVTLLLGATAYDIVTAYSDYGQRVPNAFVLYSVIINRPWSRVVPYCAGVLAGWLLHAADGQCCVSSITSYCFWIATVVTITASLTLPLVDTSWITAWVHLTWPVALLWPALVCATKYSEWWRRVLGSAAVSGASRLCWPALLLHGAAARAALLAADAALCSRLACLICYFAGSTLVTLVGALCLSLLIEMPGCCLLRRISDYTYR